The Carassius auratus strain Wakin unplaced genomic scaffold, ASM336829v1 scaf_tig00030241, whole genome shotgun sequence genome includes a region encoding these proteins:
- the LOC113080100 gene encoding uncharacterized protein LOC113080100, with translation MNCEEQGMGRVVHSWARFAPAGQTALEEALRVFNPMARDLSDTERQMVSFLQELRKEGAKPVILRSKDVYGYTSCTTEPITSRIGSKVQRVSKPSKKKGRKVLSKTKDVNYAMLSRAAKTILQNQPKILLTNLSVDTLKQNVASTMLNKHSVQAQQCLKLTNIKGLTGGHTARLQIHFGADSKSAPSFALGRPPDLSGIPHSPTENGSQNSNVVALDNKHVLSCPFKVEDALIGDSAPVVCQNGFGLKDGSIYKKMETVSGKPDVMTSGLDSGSVRRLRFQSYNWSQSALTNGQDVSRFNGNGLEWKVIKVDDSVTDEEVRRKAQKILQVNLSPVIQIHPLVDSV, from the coding sequence ATGAATTGTGAAGAGCAGGGCATGGGGAGAGTAGTCCATTCCTGGGCCAGATTTGCCCCAGCTGGACAAACTGCCCTCGAAGAGGCCCTTAGGGTCTTTAACCCCATGGCCAGGGACCTGTCGGACACCGAGAGACAAATGGTGTCCTTTCTTCAAGAGCTGAGGAAGGAGGGAGCCAAGCCTGTGATTTTGAGGAGCAAAGATGTGTATGGATACACGTCTTGCACCACAGAGCCAATTACTTCCAGGATTGGCAGCAAGGTTCAGAGAGTGTCGAAACCTTCCAAGAAGAAAGGGCGGAAAGTTTTGAGCAAGACCAAGGATGTGAATTATGCGATGCTAAGTAGAGCAGCAAAGACTATTCTCCAAAACCAACCCAAGATCCTGCTTACCAATCTCTCGGTGGACACTCTTAAGCAGAATGTTGCATCGACAATGCTAAATAAACATTCTGTTCAAGCACAGCAGTGCCTCAAGCTAACAAACATAAAAGGGTTGACCGGAGGCCACACTGCAAGGTTGCAAATTCACTTTGGTGCAGATTCAAAAAGTGCCCCAAGTTTTGCTCTGGGAAGGCCACCGGATCTCTCCGGAATTCCTCACTCACCAACCGAAAATGGCAGTCAGAACTCAAATGTAGTTGCCTTGGATAACAAACATGTTTTGTCGTGTCCGTTCAAAGTAGAAGATGCCCTGATTGGAGACTCTGCCCCAGTCGTCTGTCAGAATGGGTTCGGTCTTAAAGATGGTAGCATTTATAAAAAGATGGAAACTGTATCAGGTAAACCTGATGTGATGACCAGTGGTCTGGACAGTGGTTCAGTGAGGCGACTCCGTTTCCAAAGCTATAACTGGTCCCAGTCAGCACTCACCAATGGCCAAGACGTTTCTAGATTTAATGGCAATGGTCTTGAATGGAAGGTTATAAAAGTAGATGATTCAGTCACGGATGAGGAGGTGAGGAGAAAGGCACAGAAAATCTTGCAAGTTAACTTGTCGCCTGTGATACAGATCCATCCCCTTGTTGACTCTGTATAG